The following coding sequences lie in one Pseudoalteromonas sp. Scap06 genomic window:
- a CDS encoding MBL fold metallo-hydrolase translates to MKIITIPVTQFMQNCRIIVCEQTQQAVVVDPGGDVDKINTTLTQHNLSLSAIWLTHGHLDHVGGAHSLREQYNIKIIGPHKDERFWFDNLPMQATMFGFKPISAFYPDEWLAHGDTIQVGQLVFKVLHCPGHTPGHVVFYQDTQSTVIVGDVIFKGSVGRTDFPKGDSKQLISSIQAHIMTLPLSTAILSGHGEDTDVANEKATNPFVSGQFG, encoded by the coding sequence ATGAAAATAATCACAATTCCCGTTACGCAGTTTATGCAAAATTGCAGAATTATAGTATGCGAACAAACCCAGCAAGCTGTGGTGGTAGATCCCGGTGGTGATGTTGACAAAATTAATACAACACTAACACAGCATAACTTGAGCTTGTCAGCCATCTGGTTGACCCATGGACACTTAGACCATGTGGGTGGTGCTCATAGCTTACGTGAGCAATACAATATAAAGATTATTGGCCCACATAAGGATGAGCGCTTTTGGTTTGATAACTTACCAATGCAAGCTACAATGTTTGGATTTAAACCTATCAGTGCTTTTTACCCAGATGAATGGCTAGCACATGGTGACACCATACAAGTTGGTCAGCTTGTATTTAAAGTACTGCATTGCCCAGGGCACACCCCAGGACACGTTGTATTTTATCAAGATACGCAAAGCACCGTTATTGTGGGTGATGTTATATTTAAAGGCTCAGTCGGGCGTACTGATTTTCCAAAAGGAGACAGTAAGCAGCTTATTAGCTCAATACAGGCCCATATAATGACGTTGCCACTGAGTACCGCAATTTTAAGTGGCCATGGTGAAGATACCGATGTCGCCAATGAGAAGGCAACCAATCCGTTTGTAAGTGGTCAATTTGGTTGA
- a CDS encoding Lrp/AsnC family transcriptional regulator → MSLNHVDRQILALLQQDASLSTAEIADKVGLSQSPCWRRIAKLEQDGYIKSKVALLDEKKLGFDMLVYAHVRLSNHGKKNLAEFEKLILSYDEVTECYTMAGTMDFMLRIISQGIEGYEHFVRDNLLSLEYVQEVHSNVTMTCVKRSTALPL, encoded by the coding sequence ATGTCTCTAAATCACGTAGATCGCCAAATATTGGCACTTTTACAACAAGATGCAAGTTTATCAACCGCTGAAATTGCAGATAAAGTAGGCCTATCTCAGTCTCCTTGTTGGCGTCGTATTGCCAAATTAGAACAAGATGGCTACATCAAAAGTAAAGTCGCATTGCTTGATGAAAAAAAGCTGGGCTTTGATATGTTGGTTTACGCCCATGTACGTTTATCAAACCATGGTAAAAAGAATCTAGCCGAGTTTGAAAAACTGATACTTAGCTATGATGAAGTGACTGAATGTTACACTATGGCGGGTACTATGGACTTTATGTTACGTATTATTTCTCAAGGCATAGAAGGTTATGAACACTTTGTACGCGATAACCTACTTAGCTTAGAGTACGTCCAAGAGGTTCATTCTAACGTGACCATGACCTGTGTAAAACGTAGTACAGCCTTACCACTGTAA
- a CDS encoding SulP family inorganic anion transporter, producing the protein MFNLLSRAPSSAKNDILSGLTVALALIPEAVAFAFVANVEPLVGLYAAFIVGLITAIFGGRPGMISGATGALAVVMVSLVLDHGVEYLFATVLLMGLLQILAGVFKLGKFIRMVPHPVMLGFVNGLAIVIFLAQLGQFKVPDGAGGQEWMTGSAMYIMLGLVALTMAIIHFLPKLTTAVPSSLVAIVTVTGLVIGLDLEARTVLDFLKGMTGNETATIAGGLPQFHIPMVPFNLETLQIIFPYALILAAIGLIESLLTLSLIDEITETRGHSNKECIGQGAANVTCGFFGAMGGCAMIGQSMININSGGRSRLSGISAALMLLAFIIFASSLIEMIPLAALVGVMFMVVLGTFEWASFKMMKRVPLSDAFVIVLVSGVTVITDLAIAVCVGVIVSALVFAWQHAKHIYTTNYIDKEGSKVYELHGPLFFGSVKNFADLFDVKNDPKDVIVEFKYSRVADHSAIEAIDSLADKYNKAGKKLHLRHLSKDCTELLHKARDLVEVNVIEDPTYKVASDKLA; encoded by the coding sequence ATGTTTAACTTACTCAGTAGGGCGCCAAGCTCTGCTAAAAACGATATTCTCTCTGGATTGACCGTGGCACTTGCCTTGATCCCAGAAGCTGTTGCATTTGCCTTTGTTGCAAATGTAGAACCCCTTGTTGGTTTATATGCCGCATTTATTGTTGGCTTAATTACGGCTATTTTTGGTGGTCGTCCGGGTATGATTTCGGGTGCAACCGGTGCGCTTGCGGTTGTAATGGTAAGTTTAGTGCTTGATCACGGAGTGGAATATCTATTTGCCACCGTTTTGCTCATGGGGCTATTACAAATATTGGCCGGAGTATTTAAGCTCGGTAAATTTATACGTATGGTTCCACATCCGGTGATGCTCGGTTTTGTTAATGGCTTAGCAATTGTGATATTTTTAGCTCAGCTTGGGCAGTTTAAAGTGCCTGATGGTGCTGGCGGCCAAGAGTGGATGACGGGCAGTGCAATGTACATCATGCTCGGTTTAGTGGCGCTAACTATGGCTATTATTCACTTTTTACCAAAATTAACGACCGCAGTCCCTTCGTCATTGGTTGCCATTGTGACGGTTACTGGCTTAGTTATTGGCCTTGACCTAGAAGCGCGTACAGTACTTGATTTCTTAAAAGGAATGACAGGTAATGAAACGGCAACAATTGCAGGTGGTTTACCGCAGTTCCATATTCCTATGGTGCCTTTTAATTTAGAAACACTACAAATTATCTTCCCGTATGCGCTTATTCTTGCAGCAATTGGCTTAATTGAGTCATTATTAACGCTAAGCTTGATTGACGAAATTACAGAAACACGTGGCCATTCTAATAAAGAATGTATTGGCCAAGGTGCGGCAAACGTCACATGTGGTTTCTTTGGTGCAATGGGTGGCTGTGCCATGATTGGCCAATCTATGATTAACATTAATTCAGGTGGCCGTTCGCGTTTATCTGGTATTAGTGCTGCGCTGATGTTACTTGCGTTTATTATCTTTGCCTCAAGCTTAATTGAAATGATCCCACTAGCGGCATTAGTTGGTGTTATGTTTATGGTAGTACTTGGAACATTTGAATGGGCAAGTTTTAAAATGATGAAACGCGTGCCTTTATCTGACGCATTTGTAATTGTTTTAGTATCGGGTGTGACGGTTATCACTGACTTAGCCATTGCTGTGTGTGTGGGTGTTATTGTGTCTGCATTAGTGTTTGCTTGGCAGCATGCTAAACATATCTACACAACGAACTATATCGATAAAGAAGGTTCAAAAGTGTACGAGTTACACGGGCCTTTATTCTTTGGTTCAGTTAAAAACTTTGCCGATTTATTTGATGTAAAGAACGACCCTAAAGACGTTATTGTTGAGTTTAAATACAGCCGTGTTGCGGACCACAGTGCAATAGAAGCAATTGACAGCTTAGCTGATAAGTACAATAAAGCCGGTAAAAAGTTGCATTTACGTCACTTAAGTAAAGATTGTACTGAACTACTTCATAAAGCGCGTGACTTAGTGGAAGTAAACGTTATTGAAGATCCAACTTATAAAGTTGCTTCAGACAAGCTTGCTTAA
- a CDS encoding sensor histidine kinase, producing MNWQSLIDNRQRFFWLLQIAGWIGYALVNYIGSKVFEMRDIYVFVILLNAYAGCLMTVPLRYIYRKIWNASPWVLIIVVFGASYVTGTLWAVVQKFNLWEIYRHGYRPEEWFYYLQQGLDSVYIILCWSGLYFGVKYYQLLQSERQKALKATTMAHEAQLKMLRYQLNPHFLFNTLNAISTLILVKENKDANLMVSKLSDFLRYTLNTDPIKKVPLEQELHALMLYLEIERVRFDERLQVNVDVSDQAQQALVPSLILQPIIENAIKYAIAHMAEGGVIDIKAQVFANELLLEVGDNGPGTEIVNGQLVNAQGVGVANTRDRLKTLYENNYSFVLSHNTPSGLKVNLRVPFEKAVKK from the coding sequence TTGAATTGGCAGTCTTTAATTGATAACAGACAACGCTTTTTCTGGCTTTTACAAATCGCTGGCTGGATAGGGTATGCGTTAGTTAATTACATTGGTTCTAAAGTATTTGAAATGCGTGATATTTACGTATTTGTTATTTTACTCAATGCCTATGCGGGCTGTTTAATGACTGTCCCGTTACGTTATATATATCGCAAAATTTGGAATGCCTCGCCGTGGGTCTTAATTATTGTTGTATTTGGTGCCTCGTATGTAACTGGTACGCTCTGGGCCGTGGTTCAAAAGTTTAACTTATGGGAGATTTATCGTCACGGTTATCGCCCTGAAGAATGGTTTTATTATTTACAACAAGGGTTAGACTCCGTTTATATTATTTTGTGTTGGAGTGGCTTGTACTTTGGGGTTAAGTATTATCAACTATTACAAAGTGAACGCCAAAAAGCGTTAAAAGCAACTACAATGGCGCATGAAGCGCAGCTAAAGATGCTCAGATATCAGTTAAACCCGCATTTTTTATTTAATACCCTTAATGCTATCTCCACTTTAATTTTGGTTAAAGAAAACAAAGATGCTAACCTAATGGTATCTAAGTTGAGTGATTTTTTGCGTTATACACTCAACACTGATCCAATTAAAAAAGTGCCGCTAGAGCAAGAGTTACACGCATTAATGCTTTATTTAGAAATTGAACGTGTGCGCTTTGATGAACGGCTACAAGTTAATGTTGATGTGAGTGATCAAGCACAACAAGCATTGGTACCTAGCTTAATATTACAACCGATCATTGAAAATGCTATTAAGTATGCCATTGCCCACATGGCAGAAGGTGGCGTGATTGATATAAAAGCACAAGTATTTGCTAATGAATTATTACTTGAAGTGGGCGATAATGGTCCAGGCACTGAAATTGTAAATGGCCAGTTAGTTAATGCACAAGGCGTGGGTGTGGCAAATACCCGAGACAGATTAAAAACGCTCTACGAAAATAATTACTCGTTTGTATTATCACATAATACGCCAAGTGGATTAAAAGTTAATCTGCGAGTCCCGTTTGAGAAGGCTGTGAAGAAATGA
- a CDS encoding LytTR family DNA-binding domain-containing protein has translation MTRIKTLIVDDEPLARKGLAVRLEEFSDIEVIKLCSSGFDAIESCKNEKIDLVFLDIQMPGMNGFEVARALSESSKDLPAIVFVTAFDHFAVKAFEIHALDYILKPVDDNRLKQAVEKVHTYLKTQQDNAHKKKLASFVAGITGNNCEEILKKLATGDTLTDRRYPESLAVKEQGEIVRVPVATIQWVDAAGDYMCLHCQDGQTHILRKTMKELEQELDPSLFVRVHRSAIVNTKQISKLVTQVSGEYLLVLENGQELKVSRSYRDKVKAALAS, from the coding sequence ATGACAAGAATAAAAACGCTTATTGTTGATGATGAACCATTAGCACGTAAAGGTTTAGCCGTCAGGCTTGAAGAGTTTTCTGATATTGAAGTGATCAAACTATGTAGCTCAGGATTTGATGCAATCGAAAGCTGCAAAAACGAAAAAATTGACCTCGTGTTCTTAGATATTCAAATGCCTGGGATGAACGGATTTGAGGTTGCGCGCGCATTGAGTGAAAGTAGTAAAGATTTGCCAGCTATTGTGTTTGTGACTGCGTTTGATCATTTTGCTGTTAAAGCATTTGAAATCCATGCTTTAGATTACATTTTAAAACCCGTTGATGATAACAGATTAAAACAGGCGGTAGAAAAAGTGCATACCTATTTAAAAACACAGCAGGACAACGCCCATAAGAAAAAATTAGCTAGCTTTGTAGCTGGAATAACGGGTAATAACTGTGAAGAGATTTTAAAGAAATTAGCCACAGGTGATACCTTAACTGATCGTCGCTACCCTGAATCATTAGCAGTAAAAGAGCAGGGCGAAATTGTCAGAGTGCCAGTTGCTACCATACAGTGGGTAGATGCAGCGGGTGATTATATGTGTTTACATTGCCAAGATGGGCAAACGCATATATTACGTAAAACCATGAAAGAGCTAGAACAAGAGTTAGATCCAAGCTTATTTGTACGTGTCCATCGCAGCGCAATTGTTAACACTAAACAAATTAGTAAGCTGGTTACTCAGGTAAGTGGTGAGTACCTATTGGTACTTGAAAACGGTCAAGAGCTCAAAGTTAGCCGAAGCTATCGAGACAAAGTAAAAGCAGCGCTGGCAAGCTAA
- the pyk gene encoding pyruvate kinase: MLRRTKIVATLGPATDRDNNLEKIIRAGANVVRLNFSHGVAQDHKDRAQAVRDIAAKLGKHVAILADLQGPKIRVSTFKEGKVTLAVGAKFVLDAKMEKGQGDINAVGIDYKELPQDVAPGDLLLLNDGLIQLTVEHVEGHLVHTVVTVGGVLSNNKGINRLGGGLTAPAFTDKDKEDLITAAEINVDYIAVSFPRSGDDMRYVRSLAEAAGSNAQLLAKIERAEAVETQEAVDDIILASDAVMVARGDLGVEIGDAALMGKQKLIIRRARSLNRTVVTATQMMESMIDNPMPTRAEVMDVANAVLDGTDAVMLSAETAAGDYPEETVATMARVCLGAESQKETHVSKHRLDSRFSSNAESIALSAMYAANHLDSVKAIITLTESGSTAKLMSRISSGLPIYSLSRHASTLGQTALYRGVYPVFFDSTKCEKDNMVKDALSTLVAAGSLQVGDTVIITHGDAMETIGATNTMKIVTVS; the protein is encoded by the coding sequence ATGTTAAGACGTACAAAAATAGTCGCGACACTTGGACCTGCAACAGACAGAGATAATAACTTAGAAAAAATAATTCGCGCAGGCGCAAACGTCGTTCGATTAAACTTCTCACATGGTGTTGCACAAGATCACAAAGACCGTGCACAAGCAGTTAGAGATATAGCCGCTAAATTAGGTAAGCACGTTGCAATTCTTGCTGACCTGCAAGGCCCTAAGATCCGTGTTTCAACCTTTAAAGAAGGTAAAGTGACTTTAGCGGTTGGTGCAAAATTCGTTCTTGATGCAAAAATGGAAAAAGGCCAAGGCGACATTAACGCCGTTGGTATTGATTACAAAGAGCTACCACAAGATGTGGCTCCTGGTGATTTACTGCTGTTAAACGATGGTTTAATTCAGCTTACTGTTGAGCATGTTGAAGGTCACTTAGTACACACTGTGGTTACTGTGGGTGGGGTGCTCTCGAACAATAAAGGGATTAATCGTTTAGGTGGTGGTTTAACTGCACCCGCGTTTACCGACAAAGACAAAGAAGACTTAATCACTGCTGCTGAAATTAATGTTGATTATATTGCCGTTTCTTTCCCGCGAAGTGGCGATGACATGCGTTATGTACGCTCTCTTGCAGAGGCTGCAGGCTCTAATGCACAGCTTTTAGCTAAAATTGAACGTGCTGAAGCAGTAGAAACACAAGAAGCAGTAGATGATATCATTTTAGCGTCTGACGCTGTGATGGTTGCCCGTGGTGATTTAGGTGTTGAAATTGGTGACGCTGCACTAATGGGTAAGCAAAAACTCATTATTCGTCGTGCTCGTTCATTAAACCGTACCGTTGTAACCGCTACTCAAATGATGGAATCGATGATCGATAATCCTATGCCAACACGCGCAGAAGTTATGGATGTTGCCAATGCAGTACTTGATGGCACCGATGCAGTTATGCTTTCTGCTGAAACCGCCGCTGGTGATTACCCAGAAGAAACCGTTGCTACTATGGCGCGTGTTTGTTTAGGCGCTGAGTCGCAAAAAGAGACCCATGTCTCTAAGCATCGTTTAGATAGCCGTTTCTCTTCTAATGCGGAATCAATTGCTCTCTCTGCAATGTATGCAGCTAATCACTTAGACTCTGTTAAAGCGATTATCACCCTGACTGAATCCGGTAGCACAGCAAAACTTATGTCACGTATTAGCTCAGGCTTACCCATTTACTCACTTTCACGTCATGCCAGTACATTAGGACAAACAGCACTATACCGTGGTGTTTACCCAGTGTTTTTTGACTCTACAAAATGTGAAAAAGATAACATGGTTAAAGACGCATTAAGCACGTTAGTGGCTGCAGGCTCACTGCAAGTAGGCGACACCGTGATTATCACCCATGGTGATGCGATGGAAACGATTGGTGCAACCAACACGATGAAGATTGTGACTGTTTCGTAA
- the gndA gene encoding NADP-dependent phosphogluconate dehydrogenase produces MQVALVGLGVMGKNLALNLIEKGITLVAYDKNPNAGEELLSCAKSQGMADKLHIVSDLGDMVRRLETPRSILLLVPAGELVDAVCNELIEAGVQCSDIIVDCGNSNYKDGINRKLKYQDKFEFATMGISGGAEGARHGPAMMASGSEGGWERVEPWFTKVAASYKGESCFARVGQSASGHFVKMVHNGIEYALMQLIAEVYQLLRHGTKRSPKEIAEIFNEWSQGQLNSYLLSISSHILSLENSQNVPLVDLIDNKVGAKGTGLWTAQNALELGIAVPSLVAAVQARHLTNACNTTAAQEMTYSAQNTTQVDVDLDELKDAFTLASLLAYRQGLALIKGASRTHQWKVDLAKTLQTWRAGCIIRADYLDSVAQGVEFIDTLEKESLAMRKVTGQAVMTGLAFPVLSATQTYLATLTTPSNGHLVQAQRDYFGEHGIKTHSGETCHLTDLVDIDAKVR; encoded by the coding sequence ATGCAAGTTGCATTAGTAGGGTTAGGCGTTATGGGGAAAAATCTTGCCCTGAACTTGATTGAAAAAGGGATAACGCTGGTCGCTTATGACAAAAACCCAAATGCGGGTGAAGAGTTATTAAGCTGTGCTAAGTCACAAGGCATGGCTGACAAACTTCACATTGTCTCTGATCTAGGGGATATGGTTAGGCGTTTAGAAACACCGCGTTCTATTTTATTACTTGTACCTGCGGGTGAGTTGGTTGATGCGGTTTGCAATGAGCTTATTGAAGCGGGTGTTCAATGTAGTGATATTATTGTTGACTGCGGTAACAGTAATTACAAAGACGGAATTAATCGCAAGCTAAAATACCAAGACAAGTTTGAGTTTGCCACCATGGGTATTTCAGGTGGTGCTGAGGGTGCGCGTCATGGGCCAGCTATGATGGCAAGTGGTTCTGAAGGTGGCTGGGAGCGTGTCGAGCCATGGTTTACAAAAGTTGCTGCAAGCTACAAAGGCGAGTCGTGTTTTGCTCGCGTTGGACAATCAGCCAGCGGTCATTTTGTAAAAATGGTTCACAATGGAATTGAATACGCACTGATGCAACTTATTGCTGAAGTGTATCAGCTACTTCGTCACGGAACTAAGCGCTCACCAAAAGAAATTGCTGAGATATTTAATGAATGGTCACAAGGCCAGTTAAATAGCTATTTATTGTCAATTTCTAGCCATATTTTGTCACTTGAAAATTCGCAAAATGTGCCCCTTGTTGACTTAATTGATAACAAAGTTGGCGCAAAGGGCACTGGCTTATGGACAGCTCAAAATGCACTTGAATTGGGTATTGCGGTACCTTCATTAGTAGCTGCTGTTCAAGCACGCCATTTAACTAATGCATGCAATACCACTGCTGCACAAGAGATGACGTACAGCGCGCAAAATACCACTCAAGTTGATGTTGATTTAGATGAATTGAAAGATGCATTTACTCTTGCAAGTTTACTAGCGTATCGTCAGGGACTTGCACTAATTAAAGGTGCTTCACGTACCCATCAGTGGAAAGTTGATTTAGCTAAAACACTACAAACCTGGCGTGCAGGGTGTATTATTCGTGCAGATTACTTAGACAGTGTTGCGCAAGGTGTTGAGTTTATTGATACTCTTGAAAAAGAGTCACTCGCAATGCGTAAGGTAACGGGCCAAGCAGTCATGACTGGTCTGGCATTCCCTGTGCTAAGTGCAACACAAACCTACTTAGCAACGTTAACAACACCAAGTAATGGGCATTTAGTACAAGCCCAGCGTGATTACTTTGGTGAGCATGGCATTAAGACTCACAGTGGTGAAACGTGTCATTTAACTGACTTAGTTGATATTGACGCAAAAGTTCGTTAA
- the ansA gene encoding asparaginase: MKRKRIYIAYTGGTIGMKKSIRGYIPAEGFLTETVVNNAEFNREEMPLFDIHEYCPLIDSSDMSPAHWQLIADDIKSKYQDYDGFVVLHGTDTMAYTASALSFMFENLTKPIIVTGSQIPLSQLRSDGQVNLLNAMYLAANYPIAEVSLFFNNQLFRGNRATKAHADGFDAFASPNLEPLALSGINIQLIKGQLSPYVENELQVAQITPQAIGVLYLYPGISKEVVKSLVNGNIKALVLLSFGVGNAPQDPEFLDILDEASKRGVIITNLTQCLKGQVNMGGYATGNALLNIGVISGFDMTLEACLTKLHYLFSQNLEIETIRHLMQDNLRGELTR; encoded by the coding sequence ATGAAACGTAAACGCATTTACATCGCTTATACTGGCGGTACTATAGGAATGAAAAAATCAATCCGCGGCTATATTCCTGCCGAAGGTTTTTTAACCGAAACTGTGGTTAATAACGCAGAATTTAATCGTGAAGAAATGCCATTATTCGATATTCATGAATACTGCCCACTGATTGACTCTTCAGATATGTCTCCTGCCCACTGGCAACTTATTGCTGATGACATAAAAAGTAAGTACCAAGATTACGACGGCTTTGTAGTGCTGCATGGTACAGATACCATGGCCTATACGGCATCGGCTTTATCGTTTATGTTTGAAAACTTAACAAAGCCTATTATCGTGACCGGCTCACAAATTCCGCTCTCTCAATTGCGCTCTGATGGTCAAGTTAACCTACTTAATGCCATGTATTTAGCAGCTAACTACCCGATAGCGGAAGTCAGTTTATTTTTTAATAATCAATTATTTAGAGGCAACCGAGCAACCAAAGCGCATGCCGATGGATTTGATGCATTCGCCTCCCCTAACCTAGAGCCATTAGCGCTGTCTGGCATTAATATTCAACTGATCAAAGGTCAGTTAAGTCCGTATGTAGAAAATGAATTACAAGTTGCGCAGATCACTCCTCAAGCCATTGGTGTATTGTATTTATACCCTGGGATCAGCAAAGAAGTGGTTAAAAGCTTAGTTAATGGCAACATTAAAGCATTGGTACTGCTGAGCTTTGGTGTGGGTAATGCACCGCAAGACCCTGAGTTTTTGGATATACTTGATGAAGCGAGCAAGCGCGGCGTTATTATCACAAACCTCACTCAATGCCTAAAAGGGCAAGTGAATATGGGCGGGTATGCCACAGGAAATGCGCTACTCAATATAGGTGTGATCAGTGGTTTTGACATGACCTTAGAAGCCTGTTTAACTAAACTGCATTATCTTTTTAGTCAAAATTTAGAAATCGAAACGATTCGCCATTTAATGCAAGATAATTTGCGGGGTGAGTTAACTCGTTAG
- the sppA gene encoding signal peptide peptidase SppA, with the protein MIAKVFKGIWTGINFSRRLVLNLLFLFLVIIFIVSVSSDGDKIIVEEGSVLRLNLNGPIVEEKTYVDPVEAAINDVTASADTPTEILLDDVIEVINEASQDSRISAILLDLQEMPKAHLNKLKQITKALDAFKATGKKVIASGYYYTQAQYYIAAHADEIAMHPYGSVLIEGYGMYPLYFKDALEKLEVTQHIFRVGTFKSAVEPFIRNDMSEAAKEANRVWLGALWNEYKQDVSAVRPFDESNFDETMDTYLAKMQAANGDAGKYALDNKWVDSLKTNQQIRQQLIDLVGAEEDGKTFKQVSFGEYLSLVKPPIEFDNPMTEKVAVVVARGTIVDGERRAGEIGGDSTAALLRKARLDDKVKAVVLRIDSGGGSMFASEVIRAEVLALKAAGKPVIASMSSVAASGGYWIASAANEIWAAPSTITGSIGVFGTFMTFEDTLAKIGVYSDGVATTEMAGFSITRPLNEKMAQVIQMSVEEAYERFLNVVADARNMTPEQVDKIAQGRVWIASQAQELGLVDKLGNKQDAIKAAAELAKLNFYEVKTIRQSLSPQEQMLQDIFGSAAVKSVLGLETQKSAVLASQANLQSVIKQLSSEVENLKDYNDPQGVYARCLECTVAQ; encoded by the coding sequence TTGATAGCGAAGGTATTTAAAGGTATATGGACAGGGATTAACTTCTCGCGTCGTTTAGTACTAAATTTATTATTTTTATTTTTGGTTATCATTTTCATTGTCTCAGTATCAAGTGACGGCGATAAAATCATTGTCGAAGAGGGTTCTGTCCTCAGGCTCAACCTAAACGGTCCTATTGTGGAAGAAAAAACCTACGTAGACCCTGTAGAAGCGGCCATTAATGATGTAACAGCAAGTGCTGATACCCCTACTGAAATACTACTTGATGATGTCATTGAAGTGATCAATGAGGCGTCACAAGACTCTCGTATCAGCGCAATTTTGCTTGATTTACAAGAAATGCCAAAAGCGCACTTAAATAAGCTTAAGCAAATTACAAAAGCACTTGATGCATTTAAAGCAACTGGAAAAAAAGTAATTGCTTCAGGTTATTACTATACCCAAGCGCAATATTACATTGCCGCGCATGCAGACGAAATTGCGATGCACCCTTATGGTAGTGTGCTTATTGAAGGCTACGGTATGTACCCGCTTTACTTCAAAGATGCATTAGAAAAATTAGAAGTCACTCAGCATATATTTCGTGTAGGTACTTTCAAATCTGCCGTTGAACCGTTTATCAGAAACGATATGTCAGAAGCAGCTAAAGAAGCAAACCGCGTATGGTTAGGTGCTTTATGGAACGAATATAAGCAAGATGTAAGTGCGGTGCGTCCATTTGACGAATCAAATTTTGATGAAACAATGGATACTTATTTAGCCAAAATGCAGGCTGCCAATGGTGATGCGGGTAAATACGCGCTGGATAATAAATGGGTTGATTCTCTCAAAACTAATCAACAAATTCGTCAGCAATTAATTGATCTAGTTGGCGCTGAGGAAGATGGTAAAACATTTAAACAAGTGTCTTTTGGTGAATACTTAAGCTTAGTTAAGCCGCCAATTGAGTTTGATAACCCAATGACAGAAAAAGTCGCTGTTGTTGTAGCTAGAGGTACCATCGTAGACGGTGAGCGTCGTGCCGGTGAGATTGGCGGTGATTCAACAGCTGCACTATTACGCAAGGCACGCCTTGACGATAAAGTAAAAGCAGTCGTGTTACGTATTGATTCTGGCGGTGGCAGCATGTTTGCCTCTGAAGTTATTCGTGCTGAAGTATTGGCGCTTAAGGCCGCAGGTAAACCAGTCATTGCTTCAATGAGCTCAGTAGCTGCATCAGGTGGTTATTGGATTGCATCAGCGGCAAATGAAATTTGGGCAGCACCTAGTACGATTACCGGCTCAATCGGTGTATTTGGTACCTTTATGACCTTTGAAGATACCTTAGCTAAAATCGGTGTTTACTCTGATGGTGTAGCGACTACAGAAATGGCCGGTTTTTCAATAACTCGTCCACTAAATGAAAAAATGGCACAAGTGATTCAAATGAGTGTTGAAGAAGCTTATGAACGTTTTTTAAATGTCGTTGCCGATGCACGTAATATGACCCCTGAGCAAGTTGATAAAATTGCCCAAGGCCGCGTTTGGATTGCATCGCAAGCTCAAGAGCTTGGTTTAGTTGACAAGCTGGGTAACAAGCAAGACGCTATCAAAGCGGCTGCAGAGCTTGCTAAACTTAACTTCTATGAAGTTAAAACAATTAGACAATCACTTAGCCCTCAAGAACAAATGCTCCAAGATATTTTTGGTAGCGCCGCGGTTAAATCAGTGCTTGGACTTGAAACACAAAAATCAGCAGTACTAGCTAGTCAAGCTAACCTGCAAAGCGTGATTAAGCAATTAAGCAGCGAAGTAGAAAACCTGAAAGATTATAACGATCCACAAGGTGTTTACGCGCGCTGTTTAGAATGTACAGTTGCACAATAA